In Rhodamnia argentea isolate NSW1041297 chromosome 1, ASM2092103v1, whole genome shotgun sequence, the genomic window AGAACCAACTGATATTATCAACTTTGGTTACTGCCCATTAAGAGGAGGCAAGCAAAGCAAATTGAATCcaagtccaaatgaaaatacaCCAAACGCACAGCACTATATACTCACAGACGAACTTGAGTTCTTGAGGCCGGATCTCCAAGAGCTCTTCAGCCATGATGAAGACCACACCACTGATCCAGACGAACCAGCGCGTCGCATAGCAGGGTAACAACAATTAAGCAAAAAGCTTTGCAGTTAGAAAAGTAACACCAAAAGCTCAATTTCAAGTACGAGCAGTCTCAAGCACATCTGTCATTTCACCAAACACAAAATTGCACACCATCACCCAACACTAGACAGGCAAAACTTAGATGATTCACACTCGGACGAAGCATAATTCAGCACACTAACTATCCATACGATCCGAGAGCGATTCAGGATTTaaccaccgaaaaaaaaaaaaacatagatcACCACATCGATCCGTTCCCAGACCTGCATTGCCGACTCAAAAAATGCAAGAGTCGTGATAACTATTCACATTCCAAGAAAAATTCGAGACCGACGATGACGATGCGATGCTCCCCGATCGCAAGCTCTCTGAATTACGTTCCAAATCTGATGAGGAagcgccaaaaaaaaaacagggggaAGAACACTTACAATTACGCGTGGGGAGCGatcgagcgagagagagagagagagagagagagaggtgacagCGAAGTTACGATAatggggggaggaggaggaggagggagggtggtggtggtggtgtccGGTTGGGTTTGCAGAGTGGCGGTTGCGCCCGCTATTTATATATTacgcaatttttaaaaattttgtctttgagaAGTTGCCCTCCTCCAGCCTGATTCCTCGAAAATCGGCCACTAAAAAGTCTCACTTTTTGACATATTAgtcctttttatatatatagccACGTCATCAAAAATAATCAATTCCAAAATGGATATATTCCAGACCTATAATCGATTCCCAGGATCTATCATGTTATAATCGATTCCTAAAACCTAACTTTATTTACCTTAAAACCTGTTTTGAAACTCATCCTAATCTACCCAAAaacctatttttattttgttcattttcatgatttcatttttcatagCAAAATAACATGGGTAGAAATGAAATGATTCAAAGTAAtatataaataatgaaaatcacTATCCGCCAAAAGCGACAATCCCTAAAAGGAAAAGCGGAGGAGTGTTGTTGCTGAGGTTagatttcaggaaaaaaaacacattaGGATTTTGACTTTTTAAATCGTGAAACATGTTCCAtaatcggtccggtccgattctcggATGGGCATTCACTAGGAACCATGAGCCGGACTTGTTCCAATTGGTCCCAAAAATATGGAACCGATGCCAACGGGAATTGATTCTCGTGCTTGTTTTTTGGGTGATTCGATCCGATTGCATATCCCTACTCGTCATACTTGTAGATAGAGAAAGTAGATAGACATATAAATATAAGGGTTAGATTTGAAAAGGAAATATTCATTGTGGACGAAAGAATGTAATGGCAAGAATTTCGTCCCATAATTTGGACAAAGTGAAAGATTATTTTCCTTCGGAGTAAATAGTAATTTCCTTGTAGGTTGGGATGGAGAACGGTCGTAGGAAAATTTGGGCCCAAAGGGTGAGATGTCAATCCACATCTGTATCGTCAATAAAAAGTCTCGAACTTTTAAATTTGGCGTCGACTTTACTTTAGAGATATCCAAAAAAACACTCAAAATATAGAAAGAGAGCATCAAAATACCATGCATTGTTAAATTCTAATTACTTTTATGTTACTTGACAAATCTTCCTAACTTTTATGGTGCATGTATCCCCCATCTATGAAATTTATATTAACATTCTCCAATTAGAGATCATCCAAATCCATCTTGGATTGGGCACGTAAGTAAGTATATGTAGTGTGCTCAACGTGTTCAAAGAAACTAATTTAGTTGAAAGAAAACTATCCCCACCTCATTTTAAACCATTTAAGACTCTCCCTCCCCGTGACGTCTCGAAATTTTGACGTCTATAAGAAAAATCATGAATTCTagcgtaaaaaataaatttgaatttttgaagattCAAGAGATAATAGTTAGATTGTTTTGAGATGTTGGTTAGAAAAAGTCAAGTCGTCGAATCATAGTATTGAAACCTTTGTACTTGAGCCTAGCATTGACCGAACCCTAGTTGCGAGACCTTCAGTTTAGTGTTGGTAGTTTAATTTATCCGGGATAGCGAAATTACCAAAACGCCCTAAATATTATATACTAAAAGACAAAATAGTGAATAACTagatttgaactttttttttttgtggcccccACTAACATCCTTTCAGCCGTCCCCCCATCCcatcagctctctctctctcccctcctcccTTCCCTGTTGACCCGCACGACTCCcccccttcttctttctttccttcttcttcctggTCTTCTGGTTTTGCCCCGCCACCACCAGTCACCGCCGCACCGTCCCGCCAGCCAGCCGCCCGTCGCTCGTCGCGCTTCCGGACTTCGCCCGCGAGCCCAGAACCCCGCGGCTCCACCTCACTCTCTCGGCCGTCGCCCGCCCCCACCCACAAGAGCCACCTTGCGCCACCACCCCGACGACAGCAGCCACCACCACTCCGTCCACCTCGCGGCGCGGCGCGACGACGGCGCCGCACCCCACGACCCGCGACCAGCCCCCTCCACCTCTGCCCTCTGCTCCGCCCGACGACAGCCCCCATCTCCACCTCCCATCTCACCCCGTCGCCACCAGCCACGACCTCTGCCACCGCCAGACCACCTCAGCGGGTGACCCGGACTCGCCCCATCGCCGATCCCGCACCCTTGCCCAGCCGAGACCCTTCTCGGCCCCGACGCCCAGGCCACCCGAGACCCAAACCCAAGGCCCCAGCCGTTCGTGACGCCTTCCCACCGTCTCCGGCCTCCGACCCTAGCCCCGACGCCGCTGCCCAGCCGCGCCCGCGGCCCTTTGTCGCACCGCCAGCCGAGGTCGCCATCCACCCGAGCCCCGCCGCGATGCCGACCCGAGCCCTCTACCCCTAGACTCGAGCCCGAAGCCCACTGCCCGCCTGGTCGAGCCGAGCCGACCCACGAACCCCATCGGCCGCCGTGGACCCGAACCCGATTCGTGCCGCCGCCTTCCCGTGAGCCTCGACGCCGCTGAGATCTCGTGCCGTGTCGTCGCGAGCTTCGTCCAACGCTTGCAAACCCCGTCATTGTCGTGGTCGTCGTCGACGCGCCCGAGTTGTCGCCAAACATCATCAAATTGTGAGCTAACCCCTAACCTTCGGTTAGAAGGTTAAGTGCGTTTAGGGATAGTTTAGTTGGtgttaaatttgaattaattagATAATTGTGGTCAGATTAGATTATTAATCCTAATTAGTTTAAATAATCACAATTAATTAAGTTAGCCTTGATTAGCTTAAATAGACTATGGTTAGTTGATAGTAGACTATGTTTATTTGACTGACTGTGTTTGACTGATCACGAGCGGATTAATTAGTTGGAGCCGAGTGGACTTTGAATTGTCGAACCGATTAATTAAAATGGGCTTAATTAACtataattgaattaataaatTACAGTCGGGCTAGTTAATCGTAATtatgataattaattattattattgagtGGCTATCGGGTGATTATTAGTGGACCGTTGTGTGCATTAAGGTGTATGTGTGTGGgtgtgttatatatatatatagcgagAATGGATCACTTCATATCAGATACTGAGTTTGGTGGATAAATTGTGTATTAATTTGACCATGTgtggatcaaattgcatattcgAGCATAAAAATGGCATTGAGCCGAGTCTTTAAGCATGACCGTGTGAGCATATGACTAAACGCCAAATATAAGAATTGGTTGGTTATACGGTATGCTTGTGTGGTTATATGATGACTTTCCTAACTAGCTAGTTCCTTATTGACTGGAGTTACACTACTTGTCAAATGCACAACAATCGGTGTCGTCGGGTTGATCGTGCATCTTGTGACAGAACGACGCTCCTTACGGGATTGCCTGCTACGttgtgccgtgtcgatcggaatcacactaGCCTAGCGCTTGCCGTTGTCAAAGGAATAGAACGATGCTAGATCCCGTCGGAAGAGCATCAACTATCTAGTGTGCATGCACTAACCGTGTAGTGTGCCGGGCCAAGTTGCCattaataaccggaacacgtgTAGTTTTCTGTATATGCAAGTTGTTTGGGTGTTCGGTTGTTTGCCTTGATTGTCGTGACTATTAAGTCAAGTCGAGTGTTGCATTACATATGATCCAAGGCGTactaagcttgcatgtgattgtgaTATATTGCTAGGTTGTGCCCTTTCCTGTTATAGCTAGAGCGTGGCTCGGGCCCCTCGCTAGTGATATGTTATCGATTGTTGCTACTTGTGTAGGTCAccttgagcgaatcaacgctcTAGCCGGACTTAGGAGTTGACTTatcgagatttatttctcaccctatTGTTGTTGACTCATTTTCGGGACCGAGGTTATGGAGCAACACCCGGTCAGGTTCGGAATTCCTATTTACTAATCATTCGATATCGAATACCATCCATTTCCGGGTTCGGACCGGGTTTGGGAACATCACGTGACAACATTGTAGGTAGAGGAGGGGTTGGGGTACTTGGTGCCCCACCGCTTCGTAGCCTGGCATGTGCGTCAAGGCGACTTTTTCTACGGCCCGATCTCGAGATTCGAAGGGCTACCAATTACGGCCCCTAGATTCCATGCTTGGGATTTAATGGATGTCGATATGCCCGACGGAGAGGTAGTGGACCCGATTTAAACTTGGATTGCAACCTGGTGACACTGCCCGACTTTCTTTGTTGAGTAGTTGTAGGAGAAGTGGCTTTTTGGAGGACTCGCAGTGGTAGACGTTGAGGGTGACGTAGCctctcttttggagtagatatgACTTTAATCTTGCCTTGACTCACCTATCTTTTTGTTAGTCTTAGGAAGCTGCTTCGAAGTATGAAGTTGTGTATATATTGCTCTGTAGGGTTAAAGAATATATGCTAATTGAATGAAATCTTTTGTTGTTGAACCATGGTTGTGTATCTTGGTTTACTATCTCTGTTTATTGTGTTATATGGGAGTAAATTGTTTCCACATGCGtaattaaagataaaaaaaacaaatgggtCGATAACGTGCCCGAGACGTTATTCTTTATGACCTGAGTCGTTTAGGTAGGGATATTACGTGTCGGAGGATTAGGGCATGGCCACAAATCTGGGCAATCAAGTGACAtgggaaaattgggaaaattgatcaaaaagtcttaaaattctaaacctttcaattgtgtcgatGTAATTTTGAACCTTTGATAAGAAAATGTTGACTTAGAAGCTAGCCAGTATACATGGTATGACGTGGATGACattatcaaaattttattttatttttattttatcattttcatcttttttattttttgtcttttcttttcgttgGTTGTCGATCTCAAGTGATAGACTGGCCActtacaaaatgaaaagggaaaacaattaaagaaaaataaaaaaataacaaactttagaaattttaaaaaatttaaaattttcaaacgaTTATGGATGCCGGCGCTGGCCGACAttcatgtcggtgatttctagttagatgaactaaattgacaaatcatcaaaatgtttatgattgaattgacataattgaaaggttgagaattgaattgaccacCGTATAATAAGTCGGGGAATTTTGAGGCTATCCATGCGGAAACCTATTGCTAGCTTAATGCTTTAGTTTACCTAAAACGAAATCTCTCtcgaaatgagaaaaatgtttgTCCTCTTGTATAAAATAATCACCAATGCATctaacaaaaatgaaatgaatgtAATGAAATGAATGTAAGGTTAATGTTCATTAAAGCACTCAAAAATAGATTGGTTGCAAGTCGCATTGGCAAACATAACGCGCTCAACGTTCTACCAAGTACAAATGCTCGACCACTCTTTTCTAGGGGTCACTTATGCTCAAGGAAAAGCATGCTACTACACCCCGAGCGTTAGTGTGGTTGGTTGGGGCAGCAAGAGATTTCCAGtctagaaatttgtttgaaacCCAACAAATGCGTGCAAATCGGCATGCGTCTTGGACACCTATACCGGTCAAATGTTTAGATTTGATCGATTCATGAGACTTACATAATGCTCTATTGACCTTTGGGTAGTTGAGTCTCTACGCCAATCATGCTTttgaattacaaaaaataagataaaagatGTCATTTAGTATAATGTAATTTCCACATCTTGTTTGCTATATCTAGAATAACGCATCTAGACCGAACAAAGAGTCGAATTATTTGGCTTCTCAAAGTTACCATGTGTTTGGTATGACTTTACCATAGTTCCTATTGTTGTGAGATAGGGTCTTTTGCCTTTTTCGAGGCATTTGGCGAAAATCTAACAACTTTCGCAAAGTTGTTAATAGTTAGGAGTGATTGGTTTTCGGGTGGTTCAAATTTCATCCAAAACCGTGAATTGGACTAGAGGAGCCGGTTTCCCATTTCTGGATCTGAAAACCGGCCCACCTTGTCTGAGAACCGGACCAACCGATTCGGTCTTATTCTCGGGTGGGCCAATGGAAGGTGAAatgttccttttttctctttttaagaaaaagcaTGTAGCCAACATTGTGAAAGCAAGCGGGAAGCTGAGGATGAGATCGTGATGGGGTTGGGCATTAAAAAATATCTGGGTGTGGTCCGTACACATGTAATGGGAACCGAACTGAAAATCACCGATTCCAAAATATTGAAACTGGAAACCGAACCAGTGCCCTCAGAAAATCACTGAGAACCAATCGATTCAGTCCGGTCCGCTAGTTCCCGATCCGAGCGGTTCCTTTTGCTCACACCTACAAACAGGAGCTTTGAGGTCCTATAATTCTATTTAATGATTAATTTATCAGGACAAGGTACCCATGCACAAACCCTTTCTTGCTATTatctatttcaaatttatttaaaggAGGAAAGTTATTGCAACCGTtctagaaatttaaaaagataataataacGATACtacgttaatttttgttaataataaagaaaacataaataatAACAATTCAGGGACATTTGTTTATGAAACTTCGTTATGACTAGAATGGCCCTCGAACCAGAAAATTTACAGGCAGAAACCAGTAACAGTATATATAAGTATGCATGAAACCTTCTCACAAGGTTTTCACAAGCATATAGCTACAAATGCTTGAACTACAAAGTACTCACTCACTTCACCACCATATCAGACACAAAATTTTCAGGGAACCCCCTCCGAGATCACAATTCTGAGTTAGGCGCTTAAAATCTCCGGCTTGCCGACCCGATTTACATCAGAAACAAGCTGTTCCATCAATCTGGCCTTACAGCCATTAATGATTACTGCGATCTGTCGGTGATCCGGGGACAAAGGGCACGAAACCTCGCCCTCCGAACACAGGTCGCATGAAGGCATCGTCGAACTTCCGCCAGTAGTAGTGTACAGTGTTAGTAGGGGTCGTCAGAAGCATGCGTAAGCTCGACGGCCGGGGGACGTTTTGGTTGCTCTGGTTACTCTCTGTGCCCTGGCCATTGTCGAGGAGCGGCACAATGAAGGATTTGGGGCTAGTTGGCTCGGAGGAAGCCATGCGGACTAAGTGCTTGGGCGAAGGAAGCAAGAGCCGGATAAGAGGTTTGGTCATCAGCCCAAAAACCTGCTCGAATCAAATCAGTAACATCAGAAAATAGGACACTCAGCTATTAACAAATGAGGAAGCGTGGTAACCTGTCAAAAAAACTAAGCATAGCACAATAATTTCCAGGCTTGCTCTATGCCAATCTAATTGACCGGCTGGGTTGAAGTGGAGTAAAGCAGTATGCAACTCTTTCGCATCTCCTTAACACATATGAGGCAGTGACTTACCACCGTGCTGAATAGAACGACCGTGATAGTACTGGTGATCATAAACGCATTCTTCCTATCTTTTGTCTCGAACAGAGCGAACTGCATCAACATGCATAAGGGGTTGGCAAAATCATGTTCATGAATAATAAAACAATCTGCCAGATCAAACTGACTGAATGAAGTTCCATGTAGTGATTTTGTCTGCTCTTTACCTTATTGTAAGCAAGAGCCATGGACACAGCACCGCGCATAAGACCAGCCCACCATATTACAAGCTGCATAGGTTCTTATTAAGAAACACATTCTACTGAAATATTCTGATTAATTAACTAGAAGTGTATGtgcatgtagagagagagagaaatcaccTGTTGCTTGAACTTAAGTTTCTCATGAGTATTTTTCTTAGTCAAGTTGGATAAAATTGACAGGGGGAAAACAAAGGCTGCTCTTCCGATCAGAACCAGTCCCAACAATATGGAGCTAAACTGGACTGATTTTTTGGGACTGAAAGCAAACGATGAAGGAAAGAAACGTGTTCAGTACAGATGAAGTGCTATTTACTGCATTTTCATTCTCAGCAGAACGTGTGTGGGGTATGAATGCCAGGTACATTTGCATAACTAACCTATTGCTGACAATGCTCCATCTCTCGATGTCCAAGGCATCCATGCCAACATAAAGGAATATAAAAACCTCAGCAACAAATGACAAAGTTGCAAAAGCGTGCCTGTGTTATTTGCCAAAGAGCAATTAGTTTTGTAGAAATGAATGCAAACCATTTCAACTGAACGAAAGGAGAAATGATCGACGTACTTGGTGGTCACCCTTGAACTTTCAGTGACATTATGCCATGTGTAGTGTGACATGACGATTCCGCAAAAGAATACGGTGAGGATGCCACTTAAGTAAAAGAGCTGCACAgataaatttagatttttacACCATCATAAGAGTGTTTGACAAGCTTCTAGTCTTTTGTTAGGAAGAACAACAGAAAATAATCAGAGGAGAGATAACTAAAGAAAATCATACTTCAGCCAGCATATACGACATATATGCCATGAGAATCATGAGAGCAACTTCCCGGTCAGTCGAGTGCCTGTTTTGAAAGACAACAAAGTATATGAGGAGGAATAATGGCTGTGGCTTCTATTTCCCATACAAGTTGTTTGTAGCAAGAGCATATACTTATGTGGCTATTGCATACCTGCCAAAGTAGAGCTTTCTGATGATATAAGCACTAAGCAATCCAGTCTGCAGGGGACAGTACATGTTGCAGAGGATAATGTtatggttattattattatcctcTCAAAAGGGTCAGTGCACATGAGAGAGGAGAGCGAATCTCACCAAAACTCCCAGCAACGTACTCAGGATAAATAAGTACAAAAAGTTGCCAACAAACTTCAATGCGATGCTTGAGTCGATGTGGGAAAGATCAAAACTTTGAATTGCATTGAAAAGAACCACTGACGTAGCATCGTTTACAACGCCTTCTCCGAACACGAGACTATATAACAGGGGAGTTTCATCCTGATTAAGGACCTGCAGCATTAAGTTAAATAAACAGTGTCCAGAGATGGCAATCCTTTGGAAAATTATTGGAAAAGGTAATGGTTTCAAAGGCTATCTTACCTGCAAGGTACACACAGAATCTGTAGCAGAGAATATTGCTCCAATTGCTGCAATCAATAGAGCAAGTCaagggaaacaaagaaaataatgagaaacggcttcagaaggaaaaaaaaatgagatgttaGGTTACTGAGAAGATAAAGGTAGTTTCAAATTACCAAGATAATCTCCTATATCCAGTTGACGTAAGTTCAATCCCTCAAAAACGTATTTGGCACCTAGGACAAAAGATAGCAAACATGATTAGACTGTAAGATACATTAACAGATGAATCAAGATCTTTGGAAAAGAGAGGGAagagtaaaaaaagaagaaaccagcACACTGGAACATGTCAACCGTCAGATCACATAGCATGCAAAAAGAGGAGAATGAAGTAATCaagtaaccaaaaaaaaaagcaatcgtGAATCTAGAGCAGGACCTGGGCGGATGAGAAACACTTCGGAAGATTTTAGTTGAATAAGGTATTAAGCATACCTAAGGAAATGATGCCAAAGGATATCAGAGTTCCAACTGCACCGAAGAGTATGATTGTCATAAAATTGCGGAAAAactgcttcttcttcacctGGAACCTGGTAGAGGAAGGCAAGGAAGCTCATAATCATGCATGACCATGTCTTTATATAAGCACATCCACTAGAAAGTTAATGCTTCCCCTTTTGATTCTCATTAAGCTCCATGTTTGTGTGGGTGCACATAATGTGATTGTAAGTTGCAACCCAGTTTGACAAAGTGAACTTTTGGGTGACACAATGAAAGATCTATAAGTTATTAGATGGCGACTCTTACTAAATAAAACCAAGTATTCCAAAAGTAGATCACAAAAAGAATATGTTAAATCTTTATGATAGAAACGGCATTAATAGACAAATAAAAACAGGATGCAGCAGAAGATCAAACTTACCCGGCATTAAATATGATGGGTGGAAGAAGATAGATAAAGAAAAGATCTTCACTGAATACCAATAGACGGGAACTCTTTCCTCGAGTAGTAAGCAGAATAACAACTCCAGTGCAAAGACCCTGCAATAGAAAATAAACTTAATCAAAATTGAGCCCACGATAAGCCCCAACTCAACCCTCACAACATTGTAAAATTCAAATTCAGAAACCCCATTGCATAATCTTACAATCGCAAGGGCCGTGATTGACTCGTTCATCCATCGAGTTTCCTCCAACAGGTGACCAATCACTATACAAGCACAAAGGAGCGCAACAAAGAGGTTCATCGACACAACTGATTCGTGGTCGGATGTGAATGCTCCCAATTTGCTAAAGATGGAGCCGGGATCGATCGCCATggttgcagcagcagcagatcaagctcgcaaaacaaaaTCCCTGGAATCGACAGACACCCAATTCACTGTGTATCT contains:
- the LOC125314784 gene encoding glycine-rich cell wall structural protein 1.0-like, with the protein product MTGFASVGRSSRRHGTRSQRRRGSREGGGTNRVRVHGGRWGSWVGSARPGGQWASGSSLGVEGSGRHRGGARVDGDLGWRCDKGPRARLGSGVGARVGGRRRWEGVTNGWGLGFGSRVAWASGPRRVSAGQGCGIGDGASPGHPLRWSGGGRGRGWWRRGEMGGGDGGCRRAEQRAEVEGAGRGSWGAAPSSRRAARWTEWWWLLSSGWWRKVALVGGGGRRPRE
- the LOC115753664 gene encoding sodium/hydrogen exchanger 2-like, which produces MAIDPGSIFSKLGAFTSDHESVVSMNLFVALLCACIVIGHLLEETRWMNESITALAIGLCTGVVILLTTRGKSSRLLVFSEDLFFIYLLPPIIFNAGFQVKKKQFFRNFMTIILFGAVGTLISFGIISLGAKYVFEGLNLRQLDIGDYLAIGAIFSATDSVCTLQVLNQDETPLLYSLVFGEGVVNDATSVVLFNAIQSFDLSHIDSSIALKFVGNFLYLFILSTLLGVLTGLLSAYIIRKLYFGRHSTDREVALMILMAYMSYMLAELFYLSGILTVFFCGIVMSHYTWHNVTESSRVTTKHAFATLSFVAEVFIFLYVGMDALDIERWSIVSNSPKKSVQFSSILLGLVLIGRAAFVFPLSILSNLTKKNTHEKLKFKQQLVIWWAGLMRGAVSMALAYNKFALFETKDRKNAFMITSTITVVLFSTVVFGLMTKPLIRLLLPSPKHLVRMASSEPTSPKSFIVPLLDNGQGTESNQSNQNVPRPSSLRMLLTTPTNTVHYYWRKFDDAFMRPVFGGRGFVPFVPGSPTDRSNH